In a single window of the Gossypium hirsutum isolate 1008001.06 chromosome D02, Gossypium_hirsutum_v2.1, whole genome shotgun sequence genome:
- the LOC107927764 gene encoding primary amine oxidase 2-like — protein sequence MAHSSKIFCCFSFLFSTLSIIPLSHQLEQHPLDSLTPIEFIRVQAIVNQSHPTTTNDITFQYIGLNEPDKQALISWLQNHRTTPITAPPPRQAFVIARINHQTHELVVDLLYDNIVSDHIHHGFGYPLLTFEEQNGASQLVFNHAPFLAALNKRGLKVEEVICETFAIGWFGETKQNVDLEAMKITHFRDRLVVPVPKAAGTDYRESEQKEPFGPELKGITVVQPDGPSFIIDGSRVR from the exons ATGGCTCATTCATCAAAAATTTTCTGCTGCTTCTCCTTCCTCTTCTCCACCCTCTCCATCATTCCATTATCCCATCAACTCGAACAACACCCACTTGACTCACTAACTCCAATCGAGTTCATCCGAGTTCAAGCCATTGTTAACCAGTCACACCCCACCACCACCAACGACATAACCTTCCAATACATAGGCTTAAACGAACCAGATAAACAAGCCCTCATTTCATGGCTGCAAAACCATCGCACCACCCCCATCACAGCTCCACCACCACGCCAAGCCTTCGTCATTGCACGTATAAACCACCAAACTCACGAACTCGTCGTCGATTTATTGTACGACAACATTGTTTCCGACCACATTCACCACGGTTTCGGGTACCCTTTGCTCACTTTTGAAGAACAAAACGGTGCAAGCCAGCTGGTGTTCAACCATGCACCGTTCTTGGCCGCCTTAAACAAGAGAGGGCTCAAGGTGGAGGAGGTCATTTGCGAGACTTTCGCCATAGGATGGTTCGGGGAGACGAAGCAAAATG TTGATTTAGAAGCAATGAAGATCACACATTTTCGGGATAGGCTCGTCGTCCCTGTGCCGAAAGCCGCCGGAACCGATTACAGAGAGTCCGAGCAAAAGGAACCCTTCGGACCGGAGTTGAAAGGGATCACCGTTGTCCAACCGGACGGCCCGAGTTTCATCATTGATGGAAGCAGAGTTAGGTGA